In Gadus chalcogrammus isolate NIFS_2021 chromosome 1, NIFS_Gcha_1.0, whole genome shotgun sequence, one DNA window encodes the following:
- the dtx3 gene encoding probable E3 ubiquitin-protein ligase DTX3 isoform X1: MGSQVSSDEMSVRAGQGSDEVLVSQAVWDYLAAAGRPWLVDFQDQQGMSAGIVRRGERGGCCAVRLQPVDGSRRAAPGGLTDGPISNETRKAFIDLCRCARKEMSKLDGGPKRKRNLNLLPCVGVLEASSREGSLLAPPPPQPRRSQRQQQQRFRRPTDEEACVMLHEVSDRKDLEPGTAAWGDADANNVCSICMGDVVEKTTLERCGHSFCRSCLDQAFKVKKACPVCRLVYGQLIGNQPANGSMVVERDPDLELPGHEGYGCICIIYSFPPGLQAPEHPNPGVRYPGTDRVAYLPDSPDGNRVLGLLRRAFEQRLIFTIGTSMTTGMHNVITWNDIHHKTSLWGGPRCFGYPDPTYMVRVTEELREKGITAD, encoded by the exons ATGGGATCGCAAG TTTCATCTGATGAGATGAGTGTGCGTGCTGGCCAGGGTAGTGATGAGGTGCTGGTGTCTCAGGCGGTGTGGGACTACCTGGCCGCCGCCGGGCGGCCGTGGCTCGTTGACTTCCAGGACCAGCAGGGCATGAGCGCGGGCATCGTCCGgcggggtgagagggggggctgCTGCGCCGTGAGGCTTCAGCCTGTGGACGGCTCCAGACGGGCCGCCCCTGGGGGTCTGACGGACGGGCCCATCTCCAACGAGACCCGCAAAGCCTTCATTGACTTGTGCCGCTGCGCCCGTAAAGAGATGAGCAAGCTGGACGGCGGGCCCAAGCGGAAACGGAACCTGAACCTGCTGCCCTGCGTCGGCGTCCTGGAGGCCAGCAGCAGGGAGGGCAGTCTCCtggcgccgccgcccccccagccccggcgctcgcagcggcagcagcagcagcggttcCGGAGGCCCACCGACGAGGAGGCGTGCGTCATGCTCCACGAGGTGAGTGACCGGAAGGACCTAGAGCCCGGCACGGCGGCTTGGGGCGACGCGGACGCCAACAACGTCTGCTCCATCTGCATGGGGGACGTGGTGGAGAAGACCACCCTGGAGAGGTGCGGCCATTCCTTCTGCCGCTCCTGCTTGGACCAGGCCTTCAAGGTGAAGAAGGCGTGTCCGGTGTGTCGGCTGGTGTACGGCCAGCTGATCGGGAACCAGCCTGCCAATGGTTCcatggtggtggagagagaccCGGACCTGGAGCTCCCTGGACACGAGGGCTACGGGTGTATCTGCATCATCTACAGCTTCCCCCCTGGCCTGCAAGCG CCAGAGCATCCAAacccaggagtacggtacccaGGAACGGACCGCGTAGCCTACCTCCCAGACAGCCCCGATGGCAACCGTGTGCTGGGCCTGCTCCGGCGGGCCTTCGAACAGCGCCTTATATTTACCATCGGTACCTCCATGACTACTGGCATGCACAACGTCATCACCTGGAACGACATCCACCACAAGACCTCGTTATGGGGAGGGCCCCGCTG TTTTGGTTACCCGGACCCGACGTACATGGTTCGAGTCACGGAGGAACTTCGGGAGAAGGGCATCACAGCAGATTGA
- the dtx3 gene encoding probable E3 ubiquitin-protein ligase DTX3 isoform X2 — MSVRAGQGSDEVLVSQAVWDYLAAAGRPWLVDFQDQQGMSAGIVRRGERGGCCAVRLQPVDGSRRAAPGGLTDGPISNETRKAFIDLCRCARKEMSKLDGGPKRKRNLNLLPCVGVLEASSREGSLLAPPPPQPRRSQRQQQQRFRRPTDEEACVMLHEVSDRKDLEPGTAAWGDADANNVCSICMGDVVEKTTLERCGHSFCRSCLDQAFKVKKACPVCRLVYGQLIGNQPANGSMVVERDPDLELPGHEGYGCICIIYSFPPGLQAPEHPNPGVRYPGTDRVAYLPDSPDGNRVLGLLRRAFEQRLIFTIGTSMTTGMHNVITWNDIHHKTSLWGGPRCFGYPDPTYMVRVTEELREKGITAD, encoded by the exons ATGAGTGTGCGTGCTGGCCAGGGTAGTGATGAGGTGCTGGTGTCTCAGGCGGTGTGGGACTACCTGGCCGCCGCCGGGCGGCCGTGGCTCGTTGACTTCCAGGACCAGCAGGGCATGAGCGCGGGCATCGTCCGgcggggtgagagggggggctgCTGCGCCGTGAGGCTTCAGCCTGTGGACGGCTCCAGACGGGCCGCCCCTGGGGGTCTGACGGACGGGCCCATCTCCAACGAGACCCGCAAAGCCTTCATTGACTTGTGCCGCTGCGCCCGTAAAGAGATGAGCAAGCTGGACGGCGGGCCCAAGCGGAAACGGAACCTGAACCTGCTGCCCTGCGTCGGCGTCCTGGAGGCCAGCAGCAGGGAGGGCAGTCTCCtggcgccgccgcccccccagccccggcgctcgcagcggcagcagcagcagcggttcCGGAGGCCCACCGACGAGGAGGCGTGCGTCATGCTCCACGAGGTGAGTGACCGGAAGGACCTAGAGCCCGGCACGGCGGCTTGGGGCGACGCGGACGCCAACAACGTCTGCTCCATCTGCATGGGGGACGTGGTGGAGAAGACCACCCTGGAGAGGTGCGGCCATTCCTTCTGCCGCTCCTGCTTGGACCAGGCCTTCAAGGTGAAGAAGGCGTGTCCGGTGTGTCGGCTGGTGTACGGCCAGCTGATCGGGAACCAGCCTGCCAATGGTTCcatggtggtggagagagaccCGGACCTGGAGCTCCCTGGACACGAGGGCTACGGGTGTATCTGCATCATCTACAGCTTCCCCCCTGGCCTGCAAGCG CCAGAGCATCCAAacccaggagtacggtacccaGGAACGGACCGCGTAGCCTACCTCCCAGACAGCCCCGATGGCAACCGTGTGCTGGGCCTGCTCCGGCGGGCCTTCGAACAGCGCCTTATATTTACCATCGGTACCTCCATGACTACTGGCATGCACAACGTCATCACCTGGAACGACATCCACCACAAGACCTCGTTATGGGGAGGGCCCCGCTG TTTTGGTTACCCGGACCCGACGTACATGGTTCGAGTCACGGAGGAACTTCGGGAGAAGGGCATCACAGCAGATTGA